The following are encoded together in the Desulfovibrio desulfuricans DSM 642 genome:
- a CDS encoding FprA family A-type flavoprotein has product MQPVEIKKDIFWVGFVDYDHRDFHGYSRSPDGSTYNAYLIKDEKNVLLDTVASGCEGTLLCRMAQVLEPEKIDYIICNHMELDHAGALEAIIERCKPEKIFVSQTGLKSMAGYFDCKDWPVQAVKSGDSINIGKRTIVFQETRMLHWPDSMVSYIPEDKLLVSNDIFGQNIASSARFVDEFGDDGEYTRRVKEYYFNIVLPYSPMVLKTLPVVEKLDIDMIAPDHGLILRGEKAVRGIIDMYRAMAEQKPQQRALIFYDTMWESTETMAYAICSGLEENNVPTRIMSVKQNHHSAVMTELADCGAVIAGSPTHNNTVLPLMAAQLTYMKGLRPLNRIGAAFGSYGWSGEGPKFLHEQLASMNMEMPAEPVKCTWRPDHEALKACHQMGVTIAEALKKKCRG; this is encoded by the coding sequence ATGCAGCCAGTAGAAATAAAAAAAGATATTTTCTGGGTCGGCTTTGTCGACTACGACCACAGGGATTTTCACGGTTATTCCCGCTCGCCTGACGGTTCCACCTACAACGCATACCTGATCAAGGACGAAAAAAACGTCCTGCTTGATACCGTTGCCTCGGGCTGCGAGGGCACCCTGTTATGCCGCATGGCCCAGGTGCTTGAGCCGGAAAAGATCGACTACATCATCTGCAACCACATGGAACTGGATCACGCTGGCGCGCTGGAAGCCATCATTGAGCGCTGCAAGCCGGAAAAGATCTTTGTGTCGCAGACCGGCCTCAAGTCGATGGCTGGCTATTTTGACTGCAAAGACTGGCCCGTGCAGGCCGTGAAAAGTGGCGACAGCATCAACATCGGCAAGCGCACCATAGTGTTTCAGGAAACCCGCATGCTGCATTGGCCCGACAGCATGGTTTCTTACATTCCCGAAGACAAGCTGCTGGTCAGCAACGACATTTTTGGTCAGAACATCGCCAGTTCCGCACGCTTTGTTGACGAATTCGGTGATGACGGCGAATACACGCGCCGCGTCAAGGAATACTACTTCAACATTGTGTTGCCCTACTCCCCCATGGTTCTCAAGACCCTGCCCGTGGTTGAAAAGCTCGATATTGACATGATCGCCCCTGACCACGGCCTCATTCTGAGGGGTGAAAAGGCCGTGCGCGGCATCATCGACATGTACCGCGCCATGGCCGAGCAGAAGCCCCAGCAGCGCGCACTCATTTTTTACGACACCATGTGGGAATCTACGGAAACAATGGCCTACGCCATTTGCAGCGGCCTGGAAGAAAACAACGTTCCTACGCGCATCATGAGCGTGAAGCAGAACCACCACAGCGCCGTTATGACCGAACTGGCAGACTGCGGCGCGGTCATTGCCGGTTCGCCCACCCACAACAATACCGTGCTGCCCCTCATGGCCGCCCAGCTTACCTATATGAAGGGTCTGCGCCCCCTGAACCGCATTGGCGCCGCGTTTGGCTCCTACGGCTGGTCGGGCGAAGGTCCCAAGTTCCTGCACGAGCAGCTTGCCTCCATGAATATGGAAATGCCCGCTGAACCAGTGAAGTGCACCTGGCGGCCTGATCACGAGGCCCTCAAGGCCTGCCACCAGATGGGCGTCACCATTGCCGAGGCTCTCAAAAAGAAATGCCGGGGCTAA
- a CDS encoding rubredoxin, whose protein sequence is MQKYVCGVCGYEYDPAENDNVPFEDLPDDWTCPVCGVGKDQFTPA, encoded by the coding sequence ATGCAAAAGTATGTTTGCGGCGTTTGCGGCTACGAATACGACCCCGCTGAAAACGACAACGTGCCTTTTGAAGATTTGCCCGATGACTGGACCTGCCCCGTTTGCGGCGTGGGTAAAGACCAGTTCACCCCTGCCTAA
- a CDS encoding phosphodiester glycosidase family protein produces the protein MNTRQFFFIATDAIRPAWRVIRSLPTTWLAALIVCCTIAMPRPGLAAPDQQGNQPPGAVLLAEGHTSALPAAPALPAAPPHAMQPADAAAAKAGVDAQGRADWRELEPGLLFGEFQLNEGDARLTVLRIDPASFDFTLCSRSQDGGPSRQLNQWGEQYNLVAAINASMYLPDASTSTGYMRQGSHVNNGRVVQRFGAFFVAGPDEPTLPKAAILDRDNPLWRQQMDHYDLVIQNYRMINADRRILWSPGGPHYSISAVAQDGDGQILFMHCRQPVEAYSFAQQVLHLPLNVRTVMYVEGGGQAGLLVRSAALTRELVGLSPSGLLVTGDLRAVLPNVLGARRKNVEGDSGGNAGGTPGGVDARPAANADQTQPATDTPAQPAQTSPPGQAPSGAAPDMAVPATPEAAPDAEAAPANATPPAQAQGAATSAPAAPETPKASPAETAPAAAPLTEPGTSLALPATSSEGASLPKGASK, from the coding sequence ATGAATACCCGGCAGTTTTTCTTTATAGCAACGGACGCAATCCGGCCCGCATGGCGGGTAATCCGCAGTCTGCCGACAACATGGCTGGCTGCCCTGATTGTCTGTTGCACCATAGCCATGCCCCGGCCCGGCCTTGCCGCGCCAGACCAGCAGGGCAATCAGCCCCCCGGCGCGGTATTGCTCGCCGAGGGCCACACTTCTGCGCTGCCTGCCGCCCCGGCATTGCCTGCCGCCCCCCCCCACGCCATGCAGCCCGCTGACGCCGCTGCCGCCAAAGCCGGCGTGGACGCCCAGGGCCGGGCCGACTGGCGGGAGCTTGAACCGGGCCTCCTGTTTGGCGAATTTCAGCTCAACGAGGGCGATGCCCGCCTCACCGTCCTGCGCATTGACCCTGCATCATTTGACTTTACGCTCTGCTCCCGTTCTCAGGATGGCGGCCCCTCCCGCCAGCTGAACCAGTGGGGCGAACAGTACAACCTTGTTGCGGCCATCAATGCCAGCATGTACCTGCCCGACGCTTCCACCAGCACAGGATACATGCGCCAGGGTTCGCATGTGAACAACGGGCGCGTGGTGCAGCGGTTTGGCGCTTTTTTTGTGGCCGGGCCGGATGAACCGACCCTGCCCAAGGCAGCCATTCTTGACCGCGATAACCCCCTGTGGCGGCAACAGATGGATCATTATGATCTTGTGATTCAAAACTACCGCATGATCAATGCCGACAGGCGCATCCTCTGGTCGCCCGGCGGCCCGCACTACTCCATTTCAGCAGTGGCGCAGGACGGAGACGGACAGATTCTCTTCATGCACTGCCGCCAGCCCGTGGAAGCCTATTCCTTTGCGCAGCAGGTCTTGCATCTGCCCCTCAACGTGCGCACCGTCATGTATGTGGAAGGCGGGGGCCAGGCTGGCCTGCTGGTTCGTTCCGCAGCGCTTACCCGCGAACTTGTGGGCCTGAGCCCCAGCGGCCTGCTGGTGACTGGCGACCTACGGGCAGTGCTGCCCAATGTGCTTGGCGCGCGCCGCAAAAATGTTGAAGGAGATTCCGGCGGCAACGCTGGCGGCACTCCCGGCGGCGTGGACGCAAGGCCCGCAGCAAATGCGGATCAAACCCAGCCCGCAACCGACACGCCTGCGCAACCGGCACAGACGAGTCCTCCCGGGCAAGCTCCCTCGGGCGCTGCGCCCGACATGGCCGTACCCGCCACGCCAGAAGCCGCCCCTGACGCTGAGGCTGCTCCGGCAAACGCAACTCCGCCTGCGCAAGCCCAGGGCGCAGCAACAAGCGCCCCGGCCGCGCCTGAAACACCCAAGGCCTCCCCGGCAGAAACGGCTCCCGCTGCCGCGCCGCTCACAGAACCGGGAACGTCCCTCGCTCTTCCTGCAACCAGCTCGGAGGGCGCAAGCTTGCCCAAGGGCGCAAGCAAGTAG
- a CDS encoding desulfoferrodoxin: MPTQLEVYKCTHCGNIVEVLHGGGADIVCCGDPMKLMVEGATDGALEKHVPVIEKVDGGYMVKVGSVAHPMEEKHYIEWIELLADGRSYTKFLKPGDAPEAFFAIDAAKVTAREYCNLHGHWKAEN; encoded by the coding sequence ATGCCCACGCAACTCGAAGTGTATAAGTGTACCCACTGCGGCAATATCGTTGAAGTTCTCCACGGCGGCGGCGCAGACATCGTCTGCTGTGGCGATCCCATGAAGCTGATGGTCGAAGGCGCAACCGACGGCGCGCTTGAAAAGCACGTGCCTGTTATCGAAAAAGTTGATGGCGGCTACATGGTCAAGGTCGGCAGCGTTGCCCACCCCATGGAAGAAAAGCACTACATTGAATGGATCGAGCTGCTGGCCGACGGCAGGAGCTACACCAAGTTCCTGAAGCCCGGCGATGCGCCCGAAGCCTTCTTTGCCATTGACGCTGCCAAGGTTACCGCCCGCGAATACTGCAATCTGCACGGTCACTGGAAGGCGGAAAACTAG
- the flgM gene encoding flagellar biosynthesis anti-sigma factor FlgM: MEIQGKINTFLDPYSNTANLEKSGEARLKGRASGTPSEGSQGDTVSVSQEAQLLTEARRTAQNTPDVRAEKVEALRTQVSNGTYKPDSKLIAANLVREEPGLFR; this comes from the coding sequence ATGGAAATTCAGGGAAAGATCAATACGTTTCTCGATCCCTACAGCAACACGGCCAACCTTGAAAAGAGCGGCGAGGCCAGACTGAAGGGCAGAGCCAGCGGCACGCCTTCTGAAGGCTCGCAAGGGGATACCGTCAGCGTATCGCAGGAAGCCCAGCTGCTGACGGAAGCCCGGCGTACAGCCCAGAATACGCCCGATGTGCGCGCCGAAAAGGTGGAAGCATTGCGTACTCAGGTCTCCAACGGCACCTACAAGCCTGACAGCAAGCTTATTGCCGCCAATCTTGTGCGTGAGGAGCCGGGTCTGTTCAGGTAG
- a CDS encoding methylenetetrahydrofolate reductase, with amino-acid sequence MHIGKMIRELSAPFYSLEFFPPSDMAQLPDFYATVDRLRALNPLFASVTYGAGGARQQNTLAVTAELARRGITAMAHLTCVGAEPQSIAAFLHDLQASGVNNVLALRGDAPADKPWDWNKAHFRHASDLVAFAREQQPDLGIGVAAYPAPHPESPTFADDRRCTAEKMRAGADFALTQLFFDAREYEDLVSHLRGQGITTPVIPGILPIQSFDSLRRVLSLCGANIPGKLYLALEKANNEGGAEAVRQVGLDYAVRQIRSLLDAGAPGIHLYTLNKADMCLRLAEAVGTL; translated from the coding sequence ATGCATATCGGCAAAATGATCAGGGAACTTTCGGCCCCTTTTTACTCTTTGGAGTTTTTTCCTCCCTCTGACATGGCCCAGTTGCCTGATTTTTATGCCACGGTGGATCGCCTGCGCGCACTCAACCCCCTGTTTGCGTCAGTAACCTACGGTGCGGGTGGCGCGCGGCAGCAGAATACCCTTGCCGTCACGGCAGAGTTGGCGCGGCGGGGCATTACTGCCATGGCACATCTCACATGCGTGGGCGCGGAGCCTCAGTCCATCGCCGCATTTTTGCACGATTTGCAGGCGTCTGGCGTCAACAATGTGCTGGCTCTACGCGGCGACGCGCCCGCCGACAAGCCGTGGGACTGGAACAAAGCCCACTTTCGCCACGCCTCTGACCTGGTGGCCTTTGCACGCGAGCAGCAGCCTGACCTGGGCATAGGTGTAGCTGCCTATCCTGCCCCGCATCCCGAATCGCCCACCTTTGCGGACGACAGGCGCTGCACGGCTGAAAAAATGCGCGCCGGGGCGGATTTTGCCCTGACCCAGCTGTTTTTTGACGCCCGCGAATATGAAGACCTGGTGAGCCATTTGCGCGGGCAGGGTATTACCACGCCGGTCATCCCCGGTATCCTGCCCATTCAGAGTTTTGACTCGCTACGGCGGGTGCTCTCTCTGTGCGGGGCCAATATTCCGGGCAAGCTCTACCTTGCCCTTGAGAAGGCCAATAATGAAGGCGGGGCGGAAGCCGTGCGGCAGGTGGGCCTTGATTACGCCGTGCGGCAGATACGCAGTCTGCTTGATGCCGGTGCACCGGGTATCCACCTGTATACATTGAACAAGGCCGATATGTGCCTGCGGCTGGCCGAGGCCGTGGGCACGCTCTAG
- a CDS encoding flagellar basal body P-ring protein FlgI — MKLTILRHPAFWITTAALLVCWALPAHAVRIKDIATFSGVRDNQLIGYGLVVGLAGTGDKKDSVFTLSSMKNMMDRMGVGVDASALKIKNVASVMVTARMPVSAKPGTKLDVTVSSVGDASSLMGGVLLQTALKGVDGKIYTLAQGALTVGGFSASGKAASTTKNIATVGIIPGGGIVERGIPFEFNQQDKLTLNLRVGDFSTAQQIAERLNGAMGGRYARAVDATSVTMDVPPQYRNNLVPLMASVENLDVSPDTSAKVVVDEKTGTVVLGRDVRISRAAVAHGNLQITVQESEQVSQPGPFSQGQTVVTPQTETNVREENRHLMMVEGATLQELVDGLNAIGATPRDLISILRTMQASGSLHADLEVI; from the coding sequence ATGAAATTGACAATACTGCGCCATCCTGCCTTCTGGATAACCACCGCTGCCCTGCTTGTGTGCTGGGCCTTGCCAGCGCATGCCGTGCGCATCAAGGACATAGCCACGTTTTCGGGCGTGCGCGACAACCAGCTCATCGGTTACGGGCTGGTGGTAGGTCTGGCCGGAACCGGCGACAAGAAGGACTCCGTCTTTACGCTCAGTTCCATGAAAAACATGATGGACAGAATGGGCGTGGGCGTGGACGCCTCCGCACTTAAAATCAAAAACGTGGCCTCGGTCATGGTAACGGCGCGCATGCCGGTGTCCGCCAAGCCCGGCACCAAGCTGGACGTGACGGTGTCCTCCGTGGGCGACGCTTCCTCCCTCATGGGCGGGGTGCTGCTGCAAACGGCCCTCAAGGGCGTGGACGGCAAGATATACACCCTGGCTCAGGGCGCGTTGACCGTGGGCGGCTTTTCGGCCTCGGGCAAAGCCGCCAGCACCACAAAGAATATCGCCACCGTGGGTATCATCCCCGGCGGCGGCATTGTGGAGCGGGGCATTCCCTTTGAGTTCAACCAGCAGGACAAGCTCACGCTCAATCTGCGCGTGGGCGATTTCTCTACAGCGCAGCAGATTGCGGAACGCCTCAATGGGGCCATGGGCGGGCGTTATGCCCGTGCTGTGGACGCCACCAGCGTGACCATGGACGTGCCGCCCCAGTACCGCAACAACCTTGTGCCGCTTATGGCCTCGGTGGAAAATCTGGATGTCAGCCCCGACACCTCCGCCAAGGTGGTGGTGGACGAAAAGACAGGCACGGTAGTGCTTGGGCGCGATGTGCGCATTTCCCGCGCTGCCGTAGCCCACGGCAACCTGCAAATCACTGTGCAGGAAAGCGAACAGGTTTCGCAGCCCGGCCCCTTCTCGCAAGGGCAGACAGTGGTAACGCCGCAGACGGAAACCAACGTGCGCGAAGAAAACCGACATCTTATGATGGTGGAAGGCGCGACCCTTCAGGAACTGGTGGACGGCCTCAATGCCATTGGCGCAACCCCCCGCGACCTCATATCCATTTTACGGACAATGCAGGCCTCGGGCTCCTTGCATGCGGATCTGGAGGTAATTTAA
- a CDS encoding CBS and ACT domain-containing protein, with translation MPVQNWMTTDVVSVGPDTSLLKVGKLMKDHHIRRIPVVDDNGQVVGIISDRDVRDASPSKATTLDMYEMHYLLAELKAKNIMTAKPITVKPTDTVEQAALIMLDNKVGGLPVVDDSGKLVGIISDHDVFKALVDITGARLGGLQFAIELPDQPGTARPLFDMLRAHNARLLSVLTVSNDDGNRHLFIRVRDLENAKAEQELMDGVGKLGKVLYCQH, from the coding sequence ATGCCTGTACAGAATTGGATGACCACCGATGTTGTCAGCGTTGGCCCCGATACATCGCTGCTCAAAGTGGGCAAGCTCATGAAGGATCACCACATCCGCCGCATCCCGGTTGTTGATGATAACGGTCAGGTCGTTGGCATTATCTCTGACCGCGACGTGCGCGACGCCTCCCCCTCCAAGGCCACCACGCTCGACATGTACGAAATGCACTATCTGCTGGCCGAGCTGAAGGCCAAAAACATTATGACGGCCAAGCCCATCACCGTCAAACCGACCGACACTGTCGAGCAGGCAGCCCTGATCATGCTGGACAACAAGGTTGGCGGCCTGCCTGTAGTGGACGACAGCGGCAAGCTTGTGGGCATCATTTCTGACCATGATGTTTTCAAGGCTCTGGTCGACATCACCGGCGCACGCCTGGGCGGCTTGCAGTTTGCCATAGAATTGCCCGATCAGCCCGGCACGGCGCGCCCCCTGTTTGACATGCTGCGCGCGCATAATGCCCGTTTGCTCTCGGTGCTGACCGTCTCTAATGACGATGGCAACCGCCACCTGTTCATCCGTGTGCGCGACCTTGAAAATGCCAAGGCCGAGCAGGAGCTTATGGACGGAGTAGGCAAGCTCGGGAAAGTGCTCTATTGCCAGCACTAA
- a CDS encoding DVU0524 family FlgM-associated protein, whose amino-acid sequence MADATSAQLRMMLQGYEQQLLAARRLARLRMRRRVAEGDDPSDPDPSASRRLMVEKVARELYETLLYTGSDNPVVEEIRQELGREVGQEVQFTYPPGGRLRIVGQGPEGLEPLSDEKLRATRNALWRVTRKKVDESMLDEPPAI is encoded by the coding sequence ATGGCCGACGCAACCTCCGCGCAACTGCGCATGATGCTACAGGGGTATGAACAGCAGCTGCTGGCAGCCCGGCGTCTTGCAAGGCTCAGAATGAGGCGCAGAGTTGCCGAAGGCGATGACCCCAGCGACCCTGATCCTTCTGCCAGCCGTCGCCTGATGGTTGAGAAGGTCGCCCGCGAACTCTACGAAACCCTGCTCTATACCGGAAGCGACAACCCTGTGGTGGAGGAAATCCGCCAGGAACTTGGCCGTGAAGTGGGGCAGGAAGTGCAGTTTACCTATCCGCCAGGCGGTAGACTACGAATAGTGGGGCAGGGGCCGGAAGGCCTGGAACCTTTATCGGATGAAAAACTGCGTGCGACCCGTAACGCCCTGTGGCGCGTCACACGAAAAAAAGTTGACGAAAGCATGCTTGACGAACCGCCTGCCATTTAG
- a CDS encoding MFS transporter has translation MSSSIEKGHGWLLVAVCTSLFFMPFMMAGVNAVLPPLGQSLHASARELGLMGAFYSMGLAVFQLASGSMGDIWGYRRIFLWGIALFALAGALLGFVNSVPLFLLLRFVQGVGGAMFNACGLALLASAAPEGRRASYLGYSGSSVYAGIACGPPVAGFVAGWLGWQWLFWGSALASVGVLLLMKYRVKLEWRMAKGKPFDWKGCCIYAGAMTALTFGSSELADAPALAGGLLVAFVGLMAAFCIKELRSDYPLLDLRLLARNRVFALSSLAAFINYSSFFGIVFFFSLYLQFGRGMTVQQAGLFLALQSVMQVMTTPVAARLCGRFEPGKVSAAGIALCGLGLVVCGLLRVDSPMYVLVLAQCLLGVGISLFALPNTTIILESAGRDRVGQAAGLTGAVRTGGQLFNMALITLTLGLFLGSEPAGTHNIDAFMGAMRVDLIIFGVLNLLAVGCALARNRR, from the coding sequence ATGAGTTCATCCATTGAAAAAGGACACGGCTGGCTGCTTGTGGCCGTGTGTACCTCCCTGTTTTTTATGCCGTTCATGATGGCCGGTGTGAACGCCGTGCTGCCGCCGCTGGGGCAAAGCCTCCATGCCAGCGCGCGCGAACTGGGCCTCATGGGGGCCTTTTATTCCATGGGGCTGGCTGTGTTTCAGCTGGCCAGCGGCAGCATGGGCGACATATGGGGTTACCGGCGCATATTTTTGTGGGGCATCGCCCTGTTTGCTCTGGCCGGTGCCTTGCTGGGGTTTGTCAATTCGGTGCCGCTGTTTCTGCTGCTGCGTTTTGTGCAGGGTGTGGGCGGGGCCATGTTCAACGCCTGCGGTCTGGCCCTGCTGGCCTCGGCGGCTCCTGAGGGGCGGCGCGCCTCCTATCTTGGCTACAGCGGGTCGTCAGTATACGCAGGCATTGCCTGCGGGCCGCCTGTTGCGGGCTTTGTGGCCGGGTGGCTTGGCTGGCAATGGCTGTTCTGGGGCAGCGCTCTGGCGTCCGTGGGTGTGCTGCTGCTGATGAAATACCGCGTCAAACTTGAATGGCGCATGGCCAAGGGCAAGCCCTTTGACTGGAAGGGCTGCTGCATTTATGCGGGAGCCATGACGGCCCTGACTTTTGGCTCGTCCGAGCTGGCCGATGCTCCGGCTCTGGCTGGCGGCCTGCTGGTGGCCTTTGTGGGGCTGATGGCTGCTTTCTGCATCAAGGAACTCCGGAGCGACTATCCCTTGCTTGATCTGCGGTTGCTTGCCCGCAACAGGGTCTTTGCCCTGTCGTCATTGGCTGCCTTCATCAACTACAGTTCGTTTTTCGGCATCGTGTTTTTTTTCAGTCTGTATCTCCAGTTCGGGCGCGGTATGACCGTGCAGCAGGCCGGGCTTTTTCTTGCGCTCCAGTCTGTAATGCAGGTCATGACCACCCCTGTTGCCGCGCGGTTGTGCGGCAGGTTTGAACCGGGCAAGGTCAGCGCGGCAGGTATTGCCCTGTGCGGGCTGGGCCTTGTTGTGTGCGGGCTTTTGCGGGTGGATTCACCCATGTACGTGCTGGTTCTGGCCCAATGCCTGCTTGGCGTTGGCATCAGCCTGTTTGCGCTGCCCAATACCACCATTATTCTTGAGAGTGCGGGGCGCGACCGGGTGGGGCAGGCCGCAGGACTCACGGGTGCTGTGCGTACGGGCGGCCAGTTATTCAATATGGCGCTCATAACGCTGACCCTTGGGCTTTTTCTTGGCAGCGAGCCAGCTGGAACGCATAATATTGATGCCTTCATGGGAGCCATGCGCGTTGACCTGATAATCTTTGGCGTGCTCAACCTGTTGGCTGTGGGCTGCGCACTGGCCCGCAACCGCCGTTGA
- a CDS encoding DJ-1/PfpI family protein — protein sequence MHQNIQRSLQPLALLLALLAAVWPIGVQAQAGQTSAQVETDNMYDVNPAPGARQITLGVLLFPGFEMLDAYGPMEMWGSIRHAPARFWEDASKRVDVRLVTVAAVKGAVPSNQGPKTMADYSYADAPELDYLLVPGGNVAQQLQNTATLGWLREKAKSANLVMSVCNGASLLAAAGILDGRPATTNKMAFKASIAPGPKVNWVPKARWVDDGSVVTSSGVSAGMDMTLAVIARQYGQTMSDWLALVTEYEPHRDPSWDPFAAKAGLAE from the coding sequence ATGCACCAGAATATTCAGCGCAGTCTGCAACCCCTGGCTCTTTTGCTGGCGCTGCTTGCGGCGGTCTGGCCCATTGGTGTACAGGCGCAAGCCGGGCAAACATCCGCACAGGTGGAGACTGACAACATGTACGATGTAAACCCCGCGCCAGGGGCCCGGCAGATAACGTTGGGCGTGTTGCTGTTCCCCGGATTTGAAATGCTGGATGCCTACGGCCCCATGGAAATGTGGGGCAGCATCAGGCACGCCCCGGCCCGTTTTTGGGAGGATGCGTCAAAGCGTGTGGATGTGAGGCTGGTTACCGTTGCAGCTGTGAAGGGAGCCGTGCCGTCCAACCAGGGGCCCAAAACCATGGCTGATTATAGCTACGCAGATGCCCCAGAGCTGGATTACCTGCTTGTGCCAGGCGGCAATGTTGCGCAGCAACTTCAGAATACGGCAACTCTGGGCTGGCTGCGGGAAAAAGCCAAGAGCGCCAATCTTGTCATGTCTGTGTGCAACGGCGCGTCACTGCTTGCCGCTGCGGGCATTCTGGACGGCAGGCCCGCCACCACAAACAAGATGGCCTTTAAGGCATCCATCGCCCCCGGCCCGAAGGTTAACTGGGTGCCCAAGGCCCGCTGGGTGGATGACGGTTCGGTTGTGACATCATCGGGAGTTTCTGCCGGTATGGATATGACCCTGGCAGTTATAGCCCGCCAGTACGGACAGACCATGAGTGACTGGCTTGCTCTCGTGACGGAATACGAACCCCACCGCGACCCTTCATGGGATCCTTTTGCCGCAAAGGCTGGGCTAGCGGAGTAG
- a CDS encoding LarC family nickel insertion protein — MFLYLDCSGGISGDMTLAALAHLGVDYVPLAAALARAGVDCRIDARGETRPGGPGQMVAVSWNAEGQPLRHPADIAAIFERVEVSPGVRSRALAALNALTEAEAHAHQIAPAEVHFHEVGAIDTLVDILGAAYAVEALGVSRICASPLPWFTGSVECAHGRIPLPAPATAYLMRGKPVFATDAREELVTPTGAALVHALVDQFVSGPEGVAVALGTGYGSRPAPTGLRAWLVEDGAGSADHVLGGREKVMQFESHIDHLNGEDLGMTLEALSSMAEVLDVLWLPGVGKKNRPAGLLRVLCLPGQRDCVENAVLRHTHTLGLREQTLDRVVAPRCAVSVDMAGQSLAAKEYSIEGQTYVRPEADALKAAARQTGVGVPALRNARAKN, encoded by the coding sequence ATGTTTTTATATCTTGATTGCTCTGGCGGCATCAGCGGGGATATGACCCTTGCGGCCCTTGCGCACCTTGGGGTGGATTATGTCCCGCTGGCAGCTGCGCTGGCCCGCGCTGGGGTGGATTGCCGCATTGACGCCAGAGGCGAAACACGGCCCGGCGGGCCGGGTCAGATGGTTGCCGTGAGCTGGAATGCCGAGGGGCAGCCCCTGCGGCATCCGGCGGATATCGCCGCCATATTTGAAAGGGTTGAAGTCTCGCCCGGCGTGCGCAGCCGCGCGCTGGCAGCCCTGAACGCCCTGACTGAAGCCGAAGCGCACGCGCACCAGATTGCCCCGGCTGAGGTGCACTTTCACGAGGTGGGGGCCATCGATACCCTCGTGGATATTCTGGGCGCGGCATATGCCGTGGAGGCCTTGGGCGTGAGCCGGATATGCGCCTCGCCGCTGCCGTGGTTTACCGGCAGTGTGGAGTGCGCCCACGGGCGCATCCCGCTGCCAGCGCCCGCAACGGCTTACCTTATGCGCGGTAAGCCGGTTTTTGCCACAGATGCGCGCGAGGAGCTTGTTACGCCCACGGGCGCAGCCCTGGTGCATGCGCTGGTAGACCAGTTCGTTTCCGGCCCGGAGGGTGTTGCCGTTGCGCTTGGCACTGGCTACGGCTCCCGCCCCGCGCCCACGGGCCTGCGGGCGTGGCTTGTGGAAGACGGCGCAGGCAGCGCTGACCATGTGCTTGGCGGGCGTGAAAAGGTCATGCAGTTCGAGAGCCATATTGATCACCTTAACGGCGAAGACCTGGGTATGACGCTGGAAGCGCTCTCCTCCATGGCGGAGGTTCTTGACGTGCTGTGGCTGCCGGGTGTGGGCAAGAAGAACCGCCCGGCCGGATTGCTGCGTGTGCTGTGCCTGCCCGGGCAGAGAGATTGTGTGGAAAATGCCGTGCTGCGCCACACCCATACGCTGGGCCTGCGCGAACAGACGCTTGATCGCGTGGTTGCGCCGCGTTGCGCTGTTTCAGTGGACATGGCGGGGCAATCTCTTGCCGCCAAGGAGTATTCTATTGAAGGGCAAACGTATGTGCGCCCCGAGGCAGACGCGCTCAAGGCCGCAGCCCGGCAAACCGGCGTGGGCGTCCCGGCCCTGCGCAATGCGCGCGCCAAAAACTGA